In a genomic window of Apium graveolens strain L.+W99A mitochondrion, complete genome:
- the orf101a gene encoding hypothetical protein: MLLIDSTAIVPRTRKVITKMANPIADSAAATVGTNEANDWPIISSEETENTKKFEFTANNIDSIGIDIIGIFRLLRRIPRIPEIEMIIENVKYLIGSVSGT, encoded by the coding sequence ATGCTATTAATAGATTCTACAGCAATAGTCCCTCGGACTCGGAAAGTAATAACGAAAATGGCTAACCCAATAGCAGATTCCGCGGCTGCCACCGTTGGAACCAATGAAGCAAATGATTGGCCCATCATATCATCCGAAGAAACGGAAAATACCAAAAAGTTCGAATTCACAGCTAATAACATTGATTCTATTGGCATTGACATAATAGGAATATTTCGTCTATTAAGGAGGATTCCCCGAATACCTGAAATAGAGATGATCATAGAAAATGTGAAATATTTGATAGGATCCGTTTCGGGAACGTAG
- the orf134b gene encoding hypothetical protein — translation MKPGEKEVNTLLRNEASCLFFFKPPIRSRSPLLTESRLISLPLATQMFQFAKFEKSKERRLATELGYGFPIGDPWITDGISPWPFASESVLPSQCPGIHPMHSFRSCTLCRLASHRLHKRYTEHQPNIYSKKKE, via the coding sequence ATGAAACCTGGCGAAAAAGAAGTGAACACTTTGCTGAGGAACGAAGCTTCGTGTTTGTTTTTCTTCAAACCCCCAATCCGCTCTCGCTCGCCGCTACTAACGGAGTCTCGGTTGATTTCCCTTCCTTTAGCTACTCAGATGTTTCAGTTCGCTAAGTTTGAAAAGTCCAAAGAGCGCAGACTAGCCACGGAGCTTGGATACGGTTTCCCGATCGGAGATCCATGGATCACAGACGGTATCTCCCCATGGCCTTTCGCCTCTGAAAGCGTCCTTCCTTCTCAATGCCCGGGCATCCATCCAATGCATTCTTTTCGATCTTGTACCCTATGTAGGCTTGCTTCGCATAGGCTACACAAGCGGTACACTGAACACCAACCCAATATTTATTCAAAAAAGAAAGAATAG
- the atp9 gene encoding ATPase subunit 9, producing MLEGAKSIGAGAATIALAGAAIGIGNVFSSLIHSVARNPSLAKQLFGYAILGFALTEAIALFALMMAFLILSVFQIKNRVYISNIVSL from the coding sequence ATGTTAGAAGGTGCAAAATCAATAGGTGCCGGAGCTGCTACAATTGCTTTGGCGGGAGCTGCTATTGGAATTGGAAACGTTTTCAGTTCTTTGATTCATTCTGTAGCACGCAATCCATCATTGGCAAAACAATTATTTGGTTATGCCATTTTAGGCTTTGCGCTGACAGAGGCTATTGCATTGTTTGCTCTAATGATGGCTTTTCTGATCTTATCTGTATTCCAAATTAAAAATAGAGTCTATATATCGAATATTGTAAGCTTATAG
- the orf115a gene encoding hypothetical protein — MYVSNNKILYLILEFSSRFFLFFVLESQFDRLFPSSRHKAIFHSLNTNLIFILSFLSNLNHESQSMLASFLHRAWTMSPEQSQYIWRKTIPHIEVGMGSGVFTSHRSARFVLISD, encoded by the coding sequence ATGTATGTATCTAATAATAAAATTCTTTATCTAATTCTAGAATTCTCGTCACGCTTTTTTCTTTTCTTTGTTTTAGAGTCACAATTTGATAGACTCTTCCCCTCCTCTCGTCATAAAGCTATCTTTCACTCACTTAACACTAACTTAATCTTTATTCTTTCTTTTTTGTCGAATCTTAACCATGAAAGTCAGTCAATGTTGGCTTCATTTCTTCACCGGGCTTGGACCATGTCTCCCGAACAATCTCAGTACATATGGCGCAAGACGATTCCACATATCGAGGTCGGAATGGGATCGGGTGTTTTCACGTCTCACCGTAGTGCCCGGTTTGTCTTGATTTCCGATTGA